CTGATCACCACGCTCCAGCCCATCTGTTCGTCGTCCATCCAGATGTGCACCCAAAAATTCGCAGCCACCAATACGCCCGGCATCCGTTCCATCTGCTTCATCCGCCGGATGATCCCGCGCATCGGCTGGAAAAAATCGATTCCCCAGCCGCCGCCTTTCAGGATCGGCAACTTGCGAAAAGCGGTGACGGGCTTGATTTCGCCCCGGACCATGCGCATCAGCACTTGGCCCGCCTTGCGTCCCACGCGCCGGAAATCCCGGTGCGGATTGGTATGGTAACCCACGATATAACTCGCCAATTCGACATTTTCCCGGGTCACATTCGCATGCAAATCAAAGGAAACGGCCACCGGAAAATCCATTCCGACCACCTCCCTCACCGCCCGCAGCAAAGCTGTCTCCGGATCGCGCATTCCCACGACGCCCATCGCGCCGTGCATCGAAAAGTAAATGCCGGCAAGGCCTTCGATTCCCTGAATTCCTTTGACCGCCTTGTCCAGAAATTCTTGAAAAACTTCAGCCTCGACCGGCCCGCCGGACCAAGCCCAGGCTGCGTAAATCGGCACGATCTCAAATTCGCCGTTCCCATATTTCTGCACTGCTTCCCGGAATCCGTAGGCCTGGGCTTTGTATTTGTCGGCAAAGGCCCAAACGGCCTCGCCTTCGCAGTAGGCAAAGCTGTGAAACTCGCGCATGGTGGTCGTGAGACTGCTGAATGAGTTCGTTTCCTGATGCAGCTCGATGAACGCAAGTTTTTTGGCCATGCGCGAAATTAGGCAGGAATGGCGGAATTGCCGTTCCAATACTGGTTCTCACCGCAATTTTTGGAGGATCCTGTGATGCAAATTCGAAGCGGATGCTTATTTTGACATCCAATCACCCTCGGCGGCCTGCCGCCCAACGAAATTTGGCATGGAAAAAAGAAAAGTTACATCGGAAGGCTATTTCCGGCTGTTATTGATTTTGTTTGCTGCGATGCTGTTTTCGCAGTTTACGCTCGTCGGGACCATGATTTTCCTGCAACAAATGGGCGAAATCCATCTCGACGAGGCGGGATTGTCCACTACGATGATGTATGCATTGATTGCAGCGGCAACCGTTGGCTTGCTTGCCAGCAATGTCGTCGGCAACATGTTGATTGTCAAGGCACGCTCCAAGCCGACCTTGTCTGAAAAGCTGCGTGGCTACCAAACCGCCTCCATTTTGCGCTACGCACTCCTTGAATTTCCGACCGTCGTTGGGACATATGGCTTTTTATCCACCGGCCAATATTGGTTTTTCACCTTTTCGGCGGTCGCAGTAGCCCTTTTCTTGATGATCATCCCGCGCAAGGAGAAAGTCTGCGAAGTTTTGCAGCTCAACCATGACGAAATTGCCCTGCTCAACGATCCCAAGGCGGTGATCATGGAGTATGAAACAAGCGCTGACTGAGGTTATTTTGCAGCCGAATTTTCTTGCAAATACGTGTTGGCCCGGAGAATCGCATTTTCGCGCACATCCAGCCAAAACAGGTTGTAATCGGCGATGTGGAAGTTGTTGCTGCTGATGATGCTTGTTCCTTTGACATCCGGTTTGGTGACCCAGAGATAGCCACCGTGCACTTGCGTTTTTAGAGCGCCTTCATAAACTTCATCGTAGCTGCCCATCACCGTTCCTTTGTGGGAATTCAGTTCCGAGGGGAGCGTATCCATCCGCCACGTGATCGGGTTCACGACCGTCGCACCGTCATACCATTGCGGATGTTTGGGCGCCGTCCCCCATTCAAAGCTGCACCATGAGGCGAAACAGCCCGTTTGCTCGGGCGAAGAACAGGGCTTCAACACAGAAAAGGTATCCGCCGGGACCGGCCATCCGGCGATGTAGGCCGCAACCAATTGATTTTGAAGCGGCTTGTCGTCAAAATAGTCCTTGAGCAAGTGGATGGCATGCGCCGAACCTTGACTGTGGGCGACGATCATGACCGGGCGACCTTGGTTGAAGTTCGCCATGTAATACTCAAAACTGGCTTTCAGGTCGCAATAGGCTGTATGAAAGGCTTTTCCGTTGGAGACGCGGTCATCGTTGTCAAAAAAGGCGCCGAGGACCATTTGGCGGTATCGGGGAGCAAAGACGCGCCCGGCACCATTGAAGATGCTGGCTTGGTGCTTGATGGTCGTTTTTTCAGTGCGGCCATTAAGTTTTGCATCCGTCAAGTCGCCATTCCATTCTTTTTTCCCAAACAATGTCGTCGGATGGAGGAAAAATACATCCACTGCGGATTCTGATTGCCCATCCTTGAGTGATGGGAGGGGAGTTCCATCTGCGAAATCCTTTTTCTCAGGATGTGCGGCCCAATTTTCGAGGTTGCCGTAATCGGGCGGAACCGGGCATGACTCCTCGCTCCAGGATTTTTTGGGTGCTTTGGTGAAACTGCATCCGGCGATCAAACCGGAAAATGACACAACGAGGGCAGTGACTGCGAAGATTTTGGAATTAGCTTTCATCGAGGCGCAAAATTAGCCAAAATGAAAGGATTTGGGCAGGGACTAAAAAGAAAAAAGGGTCAGGAACGGGCGTTCCTGGACCCTCAAGAATTATAATACGGAATTAATGTCTTTTTTACAGCAACAACAAGAAGTTGTCTTTGAGATAACAGGTGCAAGATCATCGGTTTTTTGCGCGCCCCGACATGCGTTTTTGCCCAATAATTTCTGAATAACCCTGTGGATTGTACAATAAACTAAACATGGAGGCAGAGGCCAATGTGCTGGAAAATGTGCGTTTTTTCAAAAGAATGTCTCCGCCAGAATGTGCATCCTTGCGGAAATGAACTTATTTTTGATTCAATAACTTAAGGGTTTGAAGATTTTGGGATACACGCGTCTCTGCTTGTTGCTTTTGGGAGGACTCCTTGTCCTATCCAGTTGTCGTTCGCACAATGCTGCCTTGTTGGATGCGGTCGAGCGGCAGGAGGTGGGCAATGTGAAACGCCTGCTTGATGGCGGAGCAAAGGCAGATGTCCTTCCCGAGGGCGGTTCCATGTTCCCGATCGAATCGGCCGCCAAAGGCGGAAATCCGGCGATCGTGAGGCTGTTGTTGGAGGCTGGCGCATTGCCCGATGCTGCAAAAGGAGACAAGTCTCCGCTGTGGTGGGCCATGCTCAACGGCCATCAGGAAGCCGCAGTCTTGCTCCTCGACGCGAATGCAAAGTTTGACGGTCCTGCCATCGACGGGATTTCGCCGTTTTACTTTGCTGTGATGCAAGACTATACCGAGCTGGTTACCAAAATGATCGCACGTGATGCGGATGTCTACGCGCCCGGTCCGCAAGGAACACCGCTGCATGAAGCTGCCGAAAATGGAAATCTACCGCTCGTGCGACTGCTCGTTGCGACAGGCGCGGAACCCAATCGCATCAATGACTTGGGCGAGTCGCCGATTTTTCTCGCCGTGGCAAGTGCGCATTGGGAGGTCGTCGAATGGATGGCGGCTCACGGCGCCAACATCAATGCGACCAACAATTTGGGGCAAACCGTTCTGCACCAATGCGCTGCAAAATCCGATTCGATGGCAATTATCAAGCTTTGTGTCTTGAAGGCAGATCCCGAAATCCAGAATTTTGTGGGCGAATGCCCGCTGCACGTCGCAGCTGCCAAGGGGAACCTTCCGGCCGCGCGCGCCCTCATTGAAGACTGCCACGCCGACCTCAATCCCCGCGATCACCACGATCTCAGCCCCGCCGGGCTCGCCTACCGTGAAGGCCAATCCGCCATGGTAGAATTCCTAACGGAAAGAGGAGGAAGACTTCGGTGAATGAAAATGAGAAAGTTAAAAACTCAATTCCTAACCTGATTCTCAATTCTCAATTCTCAATTCTCCATTCTCAATTCCCCATTCCCCATTCTCATCATTTCTTGATAAATTCTGAAAACCAGTTTCCTGAGTCCTTGATGCGGCGTTGCTGGGTTTTGTAATCGACGTGAACCAAGCCAAATCTTGGCATATAGCCTTCTGCCCATTCGAAGTTGTCCATGAAGCTCCAGACGAAATAGCCAGCGACATTGACGCCTTCTTGCTTGGCTTTCAGGACTTGGGCAAGATAATCCTTGAGAAATTGGATGCGCCGCGGGTCGTGAATGTGGTCGCCGTCGACTTTATCGGGAAATGCGACACCGTTTTCTGTGACGATGATTTTTTTCACGGTCGGCATGGCGGCGAAGCGTTTCAGCAACGTGTAGATGCCTTCGGGATAAACTTCCCAGCCCATGTCGGTGAGGTCCTCTTTTGCGACGCCAAACTTGACGGGCTTGACGACATTGGCCCGGATGAAGGGAATTAGCGAGGATTTGACGACTTGGCGGGTGTAATACTGCAGACCGATGAAGTCATATTCGAAGGCCAATTTTTCCGCATCGCCCGGCTCCATGTGTTTGTGAATGCTGCGAATCAGGGGCAAATCCTCCGTCGGATAACCCAATCCGCATGCCGGATCGATGAAAATGCGGTTGATCAAGGCATCGACACGTTTGGCGGCCTCGATATGTTTGGGCTTGTCTTCCTTGGGATGGATCGGGCTCGCGCTGATGGTCGTGCCCACGTGGGCATTGGGCACATTGGCGCGAATGATGCGGCCGCCTTCGGACTGACACATGGCGGCATGGTGGCAGGCGCGCACAAATGCACGGATGCTCCTGCGCCCTGGCGCATGAATGCCCAACAAATAGCCCAAACTCGTGAATGCCAACGGCTCATTCAGCACCATCCAGTCCTTGACGCGGTCACCTAACCTGCGCGTCATCAAGTCGGTGTATTCGGCAAAATGGCCCAGAATGTCGCGATTGACCCATCCGCCTTTGTCTTCCAACGCTTGCGGCAAATCCCAATGGTAGAGCGTCATCCACGGTTTTACACCCAATTCAAGGGCCTTGTCCACCATGCGCTCATAGAAGTCGATTCCTTTTTCATTGGGCGTGCCTTTTCCTTCTGGCAAAACCCGTGACCAAGCGATCGAGCACCGGAAATTCTGAAGGCCCATTTGCTGCATCAGCGCGATGTCTTCGGGATAACGGTGGTAAACATCGCAGGCATCGTCGCCATTTTCACCGGTTTTGATCTTCCCTTTTTTGTGGCTGAAGGTGTCCCATACCGAAGGGCCTTTGCCGTCTTGGTTCCAAGCGCCTTCGATTTGGTAGGCCGCTGTGGCTGCACCCCAAAGGAAATCCTCCCCGAAGTCGCTGCCCAACATTTCTTGTTCAGCACTCCAGTTCAAGGCTTTACCTTGGCCTGCCAACAATCCCGCGCCGACTAATCCGGCGATTTTGAGCCATTCTTTGCGATCCATGCTCCAAAATAGTGATTTTGTCCAGACGGGCGACGATTTCGAAGTGCATTCATTCTTAAATGGTGATCCTTTGACGCAAACGGCGATTCTTACCGAATTTGCTGCAAAACGACCTGCAATTTTGTATTTTAGCCAGCATGAAACGGTCGGAATTCCTCAAAGCTTTGGGCCTTACCGGTGTAGGCATCCTTGGATTGCGTCATTGGATCGAAGCAGCATCGAGTTTGCCGCCAACCGAAGGGCTGATGCCCGCCTTGTTTGTAGGTCATGGCAGCCCGATGAACATTGTCGCCGACAATGATTTCACACGCGCACTTCGGGCTTTGGGTCCGAAATTGCCGCGTCCTAAAGCTATTTTGGTCATTTCTGCGCATTGGTTGACCCGCGGTAGTTTTGTCACAACCAGCACAAAACCTGCAACCATCCATGATTTTTTTGGATACCCCGACGAATTGTACAAAGTGAGCTATCCAGCGTCAGGTTCACCGGCATTTGCCAAGGTAGTTTGCGATGCCATCGTGAAATTTGACCCGATGGTGGACCAGGATCGTGGTTTGGACCATGGTGCTTATTCCGTTTTGATGCATCTTTTCCCGAATGCCGATATTCCAGTGCTGCAACTAAGCATCGACCGCGCAAGAAGTCTGGAGGAAGTTTACCGCATCGGAAAGCTGCTGCAACCCCTCCGCGCCAAGGGTATTTTGGTGATCGGAAGTGGCAACATTACCCACAATCTGGGTCTGATGGCCAAGGAAGAAGATGCCGTCGTCCCGGAATGGGCAGAAGAGTTTGACATTCGTGTCAAAAATTTTCTGGAAAGACAAGACGACAAAGCCTTGATCAACTATTCCAATTGGGGCAAAGTCTCCGAATTGGCGCATCCTAGCAACGACCATTTTTTGCCTTTGCTGTATGCGATTGCTATGCGCGGAGAATCCGATTCACTCAATTTTTTCCACGAAGGATTCAGCTACGGCACATTGAGTATGCGAAGTTTCCAAATCGGATAAGAATTTATTGCTGAAAATCAGTGCTTTCCCAAGGCTTCGGCCTTCATTTTGGCCTCATGCTCTTCCTTGAAAAAGCTATGTTTGTCGTAGTGCTTTTCGACATTTTCCGGCACGCCTTCAGACTGGTAATCGGCGAGGGTGCGGCGCGGAACGGTAATGGTGACCTTGTTTCCGTTGGGAGCAGTGCCCCGAACGCGTAGGCGGTCTCCATCCTCCAAAATCGACCTGACATAGACCTTGGAGCCCTTGCGCAGTCCGCGGGCATTGCGCGCACGGGCGACAATTCCGTAACCGGTGATGGCAAAGGTTGGCTTTTCGGAGCCTTCGGATGGCGCAGCGGTTTTGCTGGCAGCCGGACTTTTGGAGCTTGGCGCAGGCTTGGAACTTGAAGCGGGTTTGGACGCTGGCTTCGGACTGCTTTCGTTTTGTTCCTTTTTGAACAGAAACGGAAAAATTTTCTTGAGAAAAGACATTCTAATTAATGCTTTATGTATCGAACCCCAGAGCGGCACGTTTGTACGATGCGCTTCGGGGAGTGACAGATTCAAAATGTTGCCAAAATCGGCGGGGTCGAAAACAGGGGAAAGCAAGTTTGCATTCAGGCCTCCGACTTCGAGCCAAATTTAGGGAAATTCGGAAAAGGAAAAAATTGCTGAAAAGAACAATTGCCCCGCATATCATGGCACCGTTCAGCGTCATGTCATGCAGGGCATTGATCTGTGATTCTTTCCTGGCTGCTGCCTGCAAATTTTCCTAGGACAATCAGGGGAAAACAATGTGAAATTAACCACAAAAGAACTTCAGGCAGCAGCCAGAAAAGTTGGTTTCGACCTTAATCGAGCGTTTTGAGGGCAGTCAAATATTCATCAAAGCGAGTTTCTTCCATCGTGACCTGCACGATTTTGTCGCCGTCATCATTGGGGAGACGCGTCATGCCGAGGTAGGGCATGGCATTCTTGAATCCGATCACTACGATCCATCCATCCATTTTTTCCGGAACCCGGCCAAAACGATGAAGCTGTCCCGTGGTAGGCTTGCCGGCCATGATCGAATTGATATCTGTGAAGGCGATGAAGGCGCGGGTGCTTTCATAAGCGACACGGCCCGTCAACCTGACCTTGATTTCGCGGTGATTGTTCCCAGCGAATTCGTTGGCAGCAACCTTGTTCAATGCATTCCAACCCAATTCCTGGATCAGATATCCTGAGATCAATTCAGTTCCGGCTTTCTGGAACTTGCCTTTGCGGAGGCCTTGGAAATACTTGTTTTTCCCGTTGTGGCCAAGGATGAGGTTGTCTTCCAAAGAGCTCACAAAGACTTGCCGCAACTTCGCAATGCGAATCAACCGTTCGGTTTCCTCTTTGCTGACGCTGCGGTAAAGGAGTTGCCGCCTTGCATCTGCCTTTGTGAGATCGACTCCGAAATCATTGTAGTTTTCGGTCGTGGTGAGCATTTGCTGGGCAAACGTGTTGAAGTAGGCAATCTCTGCATCCTGGCTTTTGCGGCCTTTTGCATCGACAACGAGTTGATTGGCAACCATTTGGTCCACTTTCCAAAGCTCCTTGTCCAAGTTGTCCAAGTACGTTGCCAATCCGGCTTCATAGTAACCCATGTCGCGCATCACGCGCATCCGCTGCCTGAATTCGCGGGTAGAAACCCAGGAGTTGGAGAATTCCGGATAGGTTGCCAATTGGTTGAGGAGCACATTCCAGTACTTTTCGCCATCGCAATCGCACCAGAATTCGTCGAGATACAGATTTTCCAACGGCATCAAGATCATTTTCTTTTGCCTGCCTCCGACCGGCGCCAAGCTGATCTCACCCTTGTCGTTGCTGTTGCCGTGGTACAACTGCATGTCATGGGTTTCGACATTGCGATTGGGCGCAAACTCTACATAGATGTCTTTTCCAGGGGCCAATTTGAGGCGACGACCTGCAGCGGTGGCATCGATGTACACCGCTCCGCCAGCAACCAATTGTTGTCCGTTGGAAAAAGTCGTCAGATTGGAATTCAAATAATCCGAGCGGTTGTAGACTTCCTTCAATTCGACTTGAACCGTTTGCGTCACCGATTCACCGCTCGCTGCATCGACAAAAGCGTTGCGTGGAATGTGCAACAATGTGCCTTTGGGGCATTGCAGCAGGTGGTCATTGTTGGGCTCAAGCTGATAAAATCCACTTTGGGTGGCGGTCTGCGAATAAAGTTCCCGCAGTGGGAACGGATCCATTTCACGCACCGGAATTTCGAATGCCGGCGTGGTGACCGTCAAGCCAACATCGTTGGAGGCGGTAGGGTAATCAGGGTACTTGGAACCCTTGACCGGAGTTTTCCGGGTTGGAATCCAGCCATTTTGAGTGGTCAGACCCTGATTTCCCTTACCTGTGCCTAATTCTCCTGTGGGCAGAAGATTCAATTCAGAATTACCGTCTCCGAGCAGACTAGATAAGTTTTCATCGGCGGGCGCCTCCGTTTCGGGATAGTCGCCGGCATCGCCGCCAAGGGCAGGAGTGCTACCGATTGTATTTTCATGGACTTGCGGATTGGGCAAGCCGGAATTTTCACTGGAAAATGGGCTGAATATCAGGAGGATTGCAGTCGTGAGCACGGCAAGGGCACCCAAGCCATAGAAGCCGTAGCGGAAAATTTTTCCCGGGCTTGTCGGGCCGGGAACTGGATTGGCCGGGAAGTTGGCTTGCAGCTTGGCGATCATCTCGGCCTCCTTGGCTGCCGAAGGCGTGATCTTGGGCGGTTGTGCCAGCACGGAGTTGGTCGCCATTTCCATCAGGCCTTCGCCATCCGGACTAGCGACATCATGCTCCGCGAGGTAGCGCCTCAGGATTTCGTCAAGAGCATCGTGTGCGTTATTTTTTCCTTGGAAGTCCATTTCGCGTTTCAATCCTGACCGACGGAGGTGAGTGCCTCCTCGACCAGCTTTTCCAATTTTGTTTTAGCCCGTTGATGGTAGACCTTCAACTGCTCGGCAGGCTTGTGCACATACCTTGCAATCTCGGTGTAGGGCATGTCTTGGCTGCGCAACAGGAGCAATACACGCTCCCAATCGGGCAATTTCGCAAGGCAAGCATCCAAAATCTGCATCAGCGAGTCTCCCGCAGTATCCGGTTCACGGAAGGCATCCATCGAGGCCTCCACCATCAGCTCCTGCACTTTCCGTTCCGTCTGCATCAAAGGATCACTTTTGGAAGCCTCGAAGTTCTGCTCATTGAATGTGCTGAAACTGAGCTTCTCTTCCCGCTTCTTGTTGTCGCGGTAATGCCGACGGAGGTTGTTGCAAAAGATCGTGAACAGAAAACTGCCAAATTTTTTCTCCGAGTTGAATTCGTAGCTGTCGATTTTCTCTACGGTCTTGTACAAAGTCTCGTAGATCATGTCCCAAGCTGTGTCTTCGTCGAGGTGCCAAGAACTCAAAGCATAGGAATATAGTTTACGTCCATACCGCTCATACAAGATCTGCACGGCCTTTCCGCGCTGTGCTCTCAGCAA
This DNA window, taken from Bacteroidota bacterium, encodes the following:
- the ygiD gene encoding 4,5-DOPA dioxygenase extradiol — translated: MPALFVGHGSPMNIVADNDFTRALRALGPKLPRPKAILVISAHWLTRGSFVTTSTKPATIHDFFGYPDELYKVSYPASGSPAFAKVVCDAIVKFDPMVDQDRGLDHGAYSVLMHLFPNADIPVLQLSIDRARSLEEVYRIGKLLQPLRAKGILVIGSGNITHNLGLMAKEEDAVVPEWAEEFDIRVKNFLERQDDKALINYSNWGKVSELAHPSNDHFLPLLYAIAMRGESDSLNFFHEGFSYGTLSMRSFQIG
- a CDS encoding DUF3089 domain-containing protein; its protein translation is MKANSKIFAVTALVVSFSGLIAGCSFTKAPKKSWSEESCPVPPDYGNLENWAAHPEKKDFADGTPLPSLKDGQSESAVDVFFLHPTTLFGKKEWNGDLTDAKLNGRTEKTTIKHQASIFNGAGRVFAPRYRQMVLGAFFDNDDRVSNGKAFHTAYCDLKASFEYYMANFNQGRPVMIVAHSQGSAHAIHLLKDYFDDKPLQNQLVAAYIAGWPVPADTFSVLKPCSSPEQTGCFASWCSFEWGTAPKHPQWYDGATVVNPITWRMDTLPSELNSHKGTVMGSYDEVYEGALKTQVHGGYLWVTKPDVKGTSIISSNNFHIADYNLFWLDVRENAILRANTYLQENSAAK
- a CDS encoding ankyrin repeat domain-containing protein, translating into MKILGYTRLCLLLLGGLLVLSSCRSHNAALLDAVERQEVGNVKRLLDGGAKADVLPEGGSMFPIESAAKGGNPAIVRLLLEAGALPDAAKGDKSPLWWAMLNGHQEAAVLLLDANAKFDGPAIDGISPFYFAVMQDYTELVTKMIARDADVYAPGPQGTPLHEAAENGNLPLVRLLVATGAEPNRINDLGESPIFLAVASAHWEVVEWMAAHGANINATNNLGQTVLHQCAAKSDSMAIIKLCVLKADPEIQNFVGECPLHVAAAKGNLPAARALIEDCHADLNPRDHHDLSPAGLAYREGQSAMVEFLTERGGRLR
- a CDS encoding beta-glucosidase gives rise to the protein MLGSDFGEDFLWGAATAAYQIEGAWNQDGKGPSVWDTFSHKKGKIKTGENGDDACDVYHRYPEDIALMQQMGLQNFRCSIAWSRVLPEGKGTPNEKGIDFYERMVDKALELGVKPWMTLYHWDLPQALEDKGGWVNRDILGHFAEYTDLMTRRLGDRVKDWMVLNEPLAFTSLGYLLGIHAPGRRSIRAFVRACHHAAMCQSEGGRIIRANVPNAHVGTTISASPIHPKEDKPKHIEAAKRVDALINRIFIDPACGLGYPTEDLPLIRSIHKHMEPGDAEKLAFEYDFIGLQYYTRQVVKSSLIPFIRANVVKPVKFGVAKEDLTDMGWEVYPEGIYTLLKRFAAMPTVKKIIVTENGVAFPDKVDGDHIHDPRRIQFLKDYLAQVLKAKQEGVNVAGYFVWSFMDNFEWAEGYMPRFGLVHVDYKTQQRRIKDSGNWFSEFIKK
- a CDS encoding M81 family metallopeptidase; this encodes MAKKLAFIELHQETNSFSSLTTTMREFHSFAYCEGEAVWAFADKYKAQAYGFREAVQKYGNGEFEIVPIYAAWAWSGGPVEAEVFQEFLDKAVKGIQGIEGLAGIYFSMHGAMGVVGMRDPETALLRAVREVVGMDFPVAVSFDLHANVTRENVELASYIVGYHTNPHRDFRRVGRKAGQVLMRMVRGEIKPVTAFRKLPILKGGGWGIDFFQPMRGIIRRMKQMERMPGVLVAANFWVHIWMDDEQMGWSVVISTDNDQALADRLADELADRCWAIRDRKHPIPKSVEAAIQIAKRSRLRRMLGTVVFCDISDTVGAGAPGANTNILAALLKHAPQLRSYVPIRDPEAAEEAWRAERGATIRLNIGGRIDPEHNPPIAFEGKVTQRIDTQWGKTTILQHQGIHVILTEMPFPAYFASDFTGLGINLWKADIVVVKNLFPFRFRMVKYNRRTVNVITRGITNVDVFQLDYVDCPRPIYPLDEVPHWR
- a CDS encoding sigma-70 family RNA polymerase sigma factor encodes the protein MQKAQDTPTYELLRAQRGKAVQILYERYGRKLYSYALSSWHLDEDTAWDMIYETLYKTVEKIDSYEFNSEKKFGSFLFTIFCNNLRRHYRDNKKREEKLSFSTFNEQNFEASKSDPLMQTERKVQELMVEASMDAFREPDTAGDSLMQILDACLAKLPDWERVLLLLRSQDMPYTEIARYVHKPAEQLKVYHQRAKTKLEKLVEEALTSVGQD